Proteins encoded together in one Nostoc sp. PCC 7524 window:
- a CDS encoding rhodanese-like domain-containing protein, producing MTQTTKVAEIDAVTLKQWLEYNTVLLIDVREPSEYAEEHIPDAKLLPLSNLQPQQVASQGEPIVLYCRSGNRSAQAANKLIKAGINNVYHLRGGLPTWKAAGLPTKINPHAPISIMRQVQIVAGSLVVMGTVLGAFVSPWFLILSGFVGSGLVFAGVTNTCAMGMLLGKLPYNQRMR from the coding sequence ATGACACAAACTACCAAAGTTGCTGAAATTGATGCAGTCACACTCAAACAATGGTTAGAGTACAACACCGTGTTACTGATTGACGTGCGCGAACCTTCAGAATATGCAGAAGAACATATCCCTGATGCCAAGTTACTTCCTCTCTCCAATTTGCAACCGCAGCAAGTAGCCTCACAGGGAGAACCCATAGTTTTATATTGTCGTTCCGGTAATCGTTCCGCCCAAGCTGCAAATAAACTCATCAAAGCTGGGATTAACAACGTCTATCATCTGCGCGGTGGGCTACCAACCTGGAAAGCCGCAGGTTTACCCACCAAAATCAATCCTCATGCACCAATCAGCATCATGCGGCAAGTACAAATTGTTGCCGGTTCATTAGTTGTTATGGGAACTGTACTTGGTGCGTTTGTCTCACCTTGGTTTTTAATTTTGAGTGGCTTTGTCGGTAGTGGATTAGTCTTTGCTGGGGTGACAAACACCTGTGCAATGGGAATGTTGCTAGGGAAACTACCTTATAACCAACGGATGAGATAA
- a CDS encoding MBL fold metallo-hydrolase → MLFRQLFDPETSTYTYLIADIESKSAVLVDPVLEQIERDQKLIAELGLTLHYCLETHIHADHITGSGKLRELTGCQSIVPFGANAVCADRTIQHGEALQIGAVVIEAIATPGHTDSHMAYLVNKTHLLTGDSLLIRGCGRTDFQSGNAGALYDCITENLFTLPDTTLVYPGHDYRGHMVSTIGEEKEFNPRFVERDGLRPARRDRSEFIELMGNLNLPNPQKIMEAVPANQRCGQVSLIA, encoded by the coding sequence ATGTTATTTCGCCAGCTTTTTGACCCAGAAACCAGCACATACACCTATTTAATTGCAGACATTGAAAGCAAATCAGCCGTTTTAGTTGACCCAGTGTTAGAACAAATCGAACGCGATCAAAAATTAATTGCGGAACTGGGTTTGACACTGCATTACTGTTTAGAAACCCACATCCACGCCGACCATATTACAGGATCGGGGAAATTGCGCGAGTTAACGGGATGTCAGAGTATTGTACCTTTTGGGGCTAATGCAGTCTGTGCTGATAGAACCATTCAACATGGTGAAGCCTTACAAATTGGTGCAGTTGTGATTGAAGCGATCGCCACCCCAGGACACACCGACAGTCACATGGCTTATTTAGTCAACAAAACCCATTTGCTGACAGGAGATTCCCTACTGATTCGCGGCTGTGGACGCACAGACTTTCAAAGCGGTAATGCTGGGGCGCTTTATGACTGTATTACCGAAAATTTATTTACCCTCCCAGATACCACACTTGTTTACCCAGGACACGATTATCGAGGACACATGGTTTCAACCATTGGCGAGGAGAAAGAATTTAATCCGCGTTTTGTAGAACGCGATGGGCTACGCCCCGCCAGACGCGATCGCTCAGAGTTTATCGAATTGATGGGTAATTTAAACCTACCAAATCCGCAAAAAATTATGGAAGCAGTACCAGCCAATCAACGCTGCGGCCAAGTATCACTGATCGCTTAA
- a CDS encoding ArsR/SmtB family transcription factor gives MLEPSPTTLTPIAEYFKVLSEVSRLQVLCALKTSPKNVTEIMEITKLKQANVSKHLQILAQTGIIKRQPQGVSVFYEIADPIIFDLCDLVCQSLAVRLEEQSQTLKQLEKSALAVGEGR, from the coding sequence ATGCTCGAACCATCTCCTACCACGCTCACACCCATTGCGGAGTATTTCAAAGTTTTATCTGAGGTGAGTCGTTTGCAAGTTTTATGTGCGCTGAAAACCAGCCCCAAAAATGTTACAGAAATCATGGAAATTACTAAGCTAAAACAAGCTAATGTTTCCAAACATCTGCAAATTTTGGCGCAGACAGGTATTATCAAGCGCCAACCCCAAGGAGTGAGTGTATTTTATGAAATTGCTGATCCGATCATCTTTGACTTGTGTGATTTAGTTTGTCAGAGTTTAGCGGTACGTTTAGAGGAACAGTCACAAACACTCAAACAACTAGAGAAAAGTGCATTAGCAGTTGGCGAAGGTCGCTAA
- a CDS encoding B12-binding domain-containing radical SAM protein, with product MRVLLVYPIFPKTFWSYEKILALVDRKVLLPPLGLVTVAAILPQEWEFKLVDRNIRPATEAEWAWADIVIFSAMIVQKQDLLEQIQEAKQRGKLVAVGGPYPTSTPHEVQNVGADFLILDEGEITLPMFVEAVQQGETSGTFRTTEKPDVTSTPIPRFDLLEFDAYDMMSVQFSRGCPFQCEFCDIIVLYGRKPRTKTPAQLLAELDYLYELGWRRGVFMVDDNFIGNKRNVKLLLKELKVWMAEHEYPFRFDTEASVDLAQDPELMELMVESGFAAVFLGIETPDEDSLQLTKKFQNTRSSLTDAVQSIIKAGLRPMAGFIIGFDGEKAGAGDRIVRFAEQAAIPSTTFAMLQALPNTALWHRLKKEGRLRENQDGNINQTTLMNFIPTRPLEDIAREYIEAFCTLYDPVKYLDRTYRCFLMMGSPSWNAPFKWPELIVIKALLIVIWRQGIKRETRWKFWHHLFSIIKRNPRVAEHYLAACAHNEHFLEYRQIVRDQIEKQLSEYLAQGVEKPYVPVEKKAEAIAS from the coding sequence ATGCGTGTTCTACTGGTATATCCAATATTTCCCAAAACCTTTTGGTCATACGAAAAAATTCTGGCTTTAGTTGATCGCAAAGTGCTGTTACCACCACTGGGTTTAGTAACAGTAGCGGCGATTCTGCCCCAAGAGTGGGAATTTAAGCTGGTGGATCGCAACATTCGTCCAGCCACAGAAGCAGAATGGGCGTGGGCGGATATCGTGATTTTCTCCGCGATGATTGTCCAAAAACAAGATTTACTTGAACAAATCCAAGAAGCCAAACAGCGCGGTAAATTGGTGGCTGTTGGTGGCCCTTATCCGACATCTACACCCCATGAAGTGCAGAATGTGGGCGCAGATTTCCTGATTTTAGATGAAGGGGAAATCACCTTACCCATGTTTGTGGAAGCAGTGCAACAGGGAGAAACTTCTGGTACATTCCGCACCACTGAAAAACCAGATGTGACAAGTACACCCATACCCCGCTTTGACTTACTAGAATTTGATGCTTATGACATGATGTCGGTGCAGTTTTCCCGTGGCTGCCCCTTCCAATGTGAATTCTGCGACATCATTGTACTGTATGGACGCAAACCCCGTACCAAAACCCCAGCGCAACTATTAGCCGAGTTAGATTACCTCTATGAATTGGGTTGGCGGCGAGGTGTGTTCATGGTAGATGACAACTTTATCGGTAACAAGCGTAATGTCAAACTGTTGCTGAAAGAGTTAAAAGTATGGATGGCAGAACATGAGTATCCATTCCGGTTTGATACCGAGGCTTCAGTGGATTTAGCACAAGATCCAGAATTAATGGAGTTGATGGTTGAGTCTGGCTTTGCGGCGGTATTTTTAGGAATTGAAACGCCAGATGAGGATAGCTTACAACTAACGAAGAAATTCCAAAATACCCGTAGTTCGTTAACTGATGCAGTACAAAGCATCATCAAAGCGGGGTTGCGCCCAATGGCTGGATTTATTATTGGGTTTGACGGTGAAAAAGCCGGCGCAGGCGATCGCATCGTCAGATTTGCCGAACAAGCAGCTATTCCCTCCACAACCTTCGCCATGTTGCAAGCCTTACCCAATACAGCATTGTGGCATCGGCTGAAAAAAGAAGGAAGATTACGGGAAAATCAAGATGGAAATATCAACCAAACCACGTTGATGAATTTCATTCCTACCCGTCCCTTAGAAGATATCGCCAGAGAATACATTGAAGCTTTCTGTACTTTATATGATCCTGTGAAGTATTTGGATCGCACCTATCGCTGTTTTTTGATGATGGGTTCACCAAGTTGGAATGCACCCTTCAAATGGCCAGAGTTGATAGTCATTAAAGCCTTGCTGATTGTAATTTGGCGGCAAGGAATTAAGCGGGAAACTCGGTGGAAATTCTGGCATCACCTATTTAGCATCATCAAGCGTAATCCCAGAGTTGCGGAACATTATCTGGCTGCTTGCGCCCATAACGAGCATTTTCTAGAATATCGCCAAATTGTGCGCGACCAAATTGAAAAACAACTATCTGAATACTTAGCGCAAGGTGTAGAAAAACCTTATGTACCTGTGGAGAAAAAAGCTGAAGCAATAGCTAGCTAA
- a CDS encoding isopropylmalate/homocitrate/citramalate synthase, with translation MNPIRIFDTTMRDGELTPGVQMNLQQKIALSQLLEQMGVDIIEVGYPGNFQKDFHEVFHISQIIKKSTICGLASASHNEITTLAAALKPATKPRIHTYTPVNLKNQSQLRAEQTLEIIKDSISLARNYTDDVEWSAFDAPRSQPDFLCKAIETAIKNGATTISIPDSLGLSSPAEFSELLQMIFHRVPNIEQAVVSVHCHDDLGMAVENSLIALNCGVKQIECAVNGLGARKGNADLEKVVMGILQQKDYQIDIDISLMKQVSELVAKITGMGNTKK, from the coding sequence ATGAATCCCATCAGAATTTTTGATACTACCATGCGTGATGGAGAACTTACGCCTGGTGTACAAATGAATTTACAACAAAAAATTGCTCTCTCGCAATTACTAGAACAAATGGGAGTAGATATTATTGAAGTAGGTTATCCTGGTAACTTTCAAAAGGATTTCCATGAAGTATTTCATATTTCTCAAATCATTAAAAAATCTACTATTTGTGGGTTAGCAAGTGCAAGCCATAATGAAATTACGACTCTGGCAGCAGCACTAAAACCAGCCACAAAGCCTAGAATTCATACTTATACACCCGTTAATTTAAAGAATCAATCTCAATTGAGAGCAGAACAAACATTAGAAATCATTAAAGACAGTATTTCACTCGCACGTAATTATACAGATGATGTTGAGTGGAGTGCTTTTGATGCTCCCAGAAGTCAACCAGATTTTTTATGTAAGGCGATTGAAACTGCTATTAAAAATGGAGCGACTACTATTAGTATTCCTGATAGTTTAGGTTTATCCTCACCGGCAGAATTTTCAGAACTTTTACAGATGATTTTTCATCGAGTCCCTAATATTGAGCAAGCTGTTGTTTCTGTTCATTGTCATGATGATTTAGGTATGGCGGTGGAGAATTCGCTCATTGCTTTGAATTGTGGCGTGAAGCAAATTGAGTGTGCAGTTAATGGTTTGGGTGCAAGGAAAGGCAATGCAGATTTAGAAAAAGTGGTGATGGGTATTTTGCAGCAGAAAGATTATCAGATTGATATTGATATTTCTCTAATGAAACAAGTATCAGAATTAGTTGCCAAAATTACAGGGATGGGCAACACCAAAAAATAA
- the msrB gene encoding peptide-methionine (R)-S-oxide reductase MsrB has product MHKRDFLQNGAALVGTVLLTPHILQRSSIMAASNTKFEITKTEAEWRTILTPEQFHVLRKHGTERAFTSPLDKQYAEGTYVCAGCEQPLFKSDTKFNSGTGWPSFFAPIEGAIATTVDRSFFMTRVEVHCSRCGGHLGHVFEDGPAPTGQRYCMNGAALKFVPA; this is encoded by the coding sequence TGATTTCTTACAAAATGGTGCTGCATTAGTTGGCACAGTCTTGTTAACACCCCATATTTTACAAAGGTCAAGCATTATGGCAGCTTCTAATACTAAGTTTGAAATTACCAAAACTGAAGCAGAATGGCGCACCATTTTAACGCCAGAACAGTTTCATGTATTGCGTAAACACGGAACTGAACGTGCTTTTACCAGCCCACTTGATAAGCAATATGCTGAGGGTACTTATGTATGTGCTGGTTGTGAACAACCCCTATTTAAATCTGACACCAAATTTAACAGTGGTACTGGTTGGCCTAGCTTTTTTGCACCCATTGAAGGTGCAATTGCTACTACTGTAGATAGGTCTTTTTTCATGACCAGAGTTGAAGTACATTGTAGCCGTTGTGGTGGACATTTGGGTCACGTTTTTGAAGACGGCCCCGCCCCTACAGGACAACGCTATTGTATGAATGGTGCAGCATTGAAGTTTGTTCCTGCCTAA